The nucleotide window CAGCCCAGATGGTTGGCAGCTTCTTTGACAGGGCACTTTCAGTCTTAGCATTAATTATGAGCAGTATTCCAATGTGGTGGTTTGGAATGATAATGCTACTCATATTCTCATTTAAGTTAGGCTGGTTCCCATCTAGGGCAATTCCAGACCCTAACCTTACGGGTTGGGCTCATATAGTTGATCTTCTCAAGCGTATGACCCTTCCCGTAGCTACAATTGTTATAGTTTCCTTTGGAGCTTGGGCATGGGTTATTAGAAACATTATGATAGGTACAATGCAGGAAGACTTTATAATGGCTGCAAGGGCAAAGGGTGTGCCTGAAAGAAAGGTAATATATGGTCACGCTCTTAGAGCCGCTGCACCACCAGTTGTAACCATGATTATCTTCAGTCTACTTGGTTCTCTTGGAGGTGCTATAATTACAGAGAGCGTCTTTACCTGGCCAGGAATGGGTAGGGTTTATTGGATTGCTATCGAGACCAACGAGACAAATCTTATTATGGGTCTAACTTTCGTAAACGTGCTACTTTACCTTAGCGGAGTAATTCTTGCAGATTTGACTTATGGATTCCTTGATCCAAGAGTCAAAGTCGGTGCTTCACAAAACGTGTGAGGTGAGAAGTAATGAGATGGGTTGATGTTAAAGAATCACTTTCGGAGTTCTGGTATGATTTCAGAAGACAAAAATCTGGTCTACTTGGTATAGTGTTGCTCTTCCTGTTTGTATTTACTGCCGCTGCAGCCCCGATATTAACCTCCCCCGACATTCCTGAGAAGTGGCAGGGTTTTTGGTTAGACAATCCCAAAAATGTGCCTCCTACTTGGATTAATGCCTTATCAAGTCAAAAAATGGCTACCCACTTAGCAATAACGGGCGATGAACTCCAAAACTTAATCACCAAGACAGATTCAGGGTATCTCATAAAGGTATCCTACAACAACGAGTATGATATTCCCCCACAGGATATTGTAATAAAGGATCTTGCCGGGGATGCCTCTGGAGGTAAGCTTTCCATTAGTGTTATGGTGGAGAGGCCAGATGGCCGTAAGATAACACTGCTGGAAAACTACAAGTTTTCCGGTAGTCTTGTCCTCCAGCTAGGGTCTCATCCTCAAGTTAGAGACAACTTGATCAAGTGGATTAAGTCAGAGGGCATTTATGTTGATCCCATTCAAGAATTCCAGTATAAAACTCTCATGGACGCGACTAAAGTTATCTTCGGAGAACTCAATGAGAATATCCTTGAGGCACCTACGCCACTTACCGGCACATACACATTCACAATCCTCGTAAATGTTCCGGAAGGAAGCAGTGTGTCCTTTGAGAATGCCAAAATTATTTTCACAGGAAGAACCTACGGTAAGCTTGGAACAGATTTTAAGGGCAGAGATTTACTTGCGGGTATTATCTGGGGTTCGAGAGTGTCTCTTGTGATCGGTATATCAGTGGCAGTGTTTAGTGTCATAGTGGGAATATTTTATGGTGTTACAAGTGCATACCTTGGAGGATGGAGTGACGAACTTATGATGAGGTTCCAAGAATTCATGGCGTCAATTCCAAGCCTTCCGATACTTATACTTATGGGTGCTTACTTTGGAGGCCACATAAAGCTTTGGCAGATAGTAGTACTGCTTGTACTCTTTGGATGGGTAGGAATAGCGAGAGTTGCTAGAAGTATGGCACTCCAGATTAAAGAGCAGACGTACGTTGAGGCCGCGAAGGCACTTGGTGCTGGAACTGGAAGAATAATCTTCAAGCACATGGTGCCGCAACTTCTTCCATATGCATTCGCCCAGATGGCACTCAGTGTCCCAAGTGCAGTCCTTTCGGAGGCATCTCTTAGCTACCTTGGTCTGGGTGATCCAACTGCAGTTACATGGGGACAAATACTCCACGACGCACAAGTTGCAGGTGCTGCGGTGAATGGGTACTGGTGGTGGGTTATTCCACCCGGACTTGCAATAGCTCTAGTTGGATTGACTTTCGTACTTATCGGTACTGCCCTTGACAGAGTGCTTAACCCAAGACTGAAGAGGCTATGAGGTGGTGGTAAAAATGACAAATGTCCTTGAAGTTCGCAACCTTAAGATGTATTACTTCACTAACAGGGGTATGGTGAGAGCAGTCGATGACATAAGCTTTGACCTCAAGAAAGGAGAGGTTCTAGGACTTGCAGGTGAGAGTGGATGTGGAAAATCATCGCTTGGTTTCACTTTAATGGGAATGCCCACTCCACCAGGAAAAATCGTTGGAGGAAGCATCAAGATTGACGGCAGAGAGATAGTTGGATTACCCGAAGATGTCCTCAGGAAAGAAATTAGGTGGCAGAAAATCTCAATGATATTCCAAGGTGCTATGAACGCTCTAAACCCAGTTTATACCATCGGATACCAGATGATAGAACCACTAATATATCACAAAGGCATGTCAAAGGAAGAAGCCTTAGATAGAGCTATGAAATACTTAGAGCTAGTTGGACTTGCTCCGGAAATAGTTTATAGGTATCCACACGAGCTCAGTGGTGGAATGAAGCAGAGAGTTGTCATAGCTTCTGCATTGCTCCTTGAGCCGGAGGTAGTAATTGCAGACGAGCCCACAACAGCTTTGGACGTAGTGGTTCAAGCTCAGATCATAAACCTTATGAAGAAGCTGAAAAAAGAACTCGGCCTATCAATGATATTCATTACCCACGATCTGAGCATTCTTGCGGAGATAAGCGATAGAGTGGCAATAATGTATGCAGGAAAAATAGTGGAAATTGGAGACAGCGAAAAGATATACTATGAACCAGCTCATCCGTATACCCAAAAACTCCTAGCAGCAATCCCAAGATTGCATGAGGATGTTGAAAAGCTCGAATTTATACCCGGACAACCACCCAACCTCATACACCCACCAGATGGATGTCGCTTCCACCCAAGATGTCCATACGCAACGCAACAATGTAAAGAGCAAATCCCAGAAATGAAGAAAGTTGATAAAGATCACTATGCTGCATGCTGGTTGTTGTGAGGGATGAAAAATGGCGGAACCTGTGTTAAAAGTTGAGAACCTCAAGAAATACTTCCCTGTTAGGAGAGGATTCCTAGCAGGACTCAAAGGCGAGCCTCCCAAGTTCGTTAGGGCAGTAGATGGCGTTAGCTTTGAAGTTTACAAACAGGAAGTCTTTGCATTAGTAGGAGAGAGCGGATGTGGAAAAACGACCACTGGAAAACTAGTAATGAAGCTGTTAGAACCCACAGATGGAAAGATTTATCTTGAGGGACAGGATGTAACAGAACTTAAAACTCAAGAAGAGATTAAAGCGTACAGAAGAAAAGTCCAGATGGTCTTCCAGGATCCATTTTCTTCAATGAACCCGAGGTTCAGAATATACGATGTATTGGAAGAACCACTCCTTATTCACGGAATCGGTGAAACAAGAGCAGAGAGAGAAGAGCTCATCTACAAGGCGCTTGAAATGGTCAAAATCGTTCCACCCGAAGACTATGTGGGAAGACACCCACACATGCTCTCGGGAGGTCAGAGACAGAGAGTAGCTATCGCAAGAGCTTTAATCCTTAATCCAACGTTTATAGTGGCTGATGAGCCGGTTTCAATGCTTGATGTTTCAATTAGAGCAGAGGTTCTTGAATTAATGAAAGAGCTCAAAGAAAAGATGGGTGTTACATACCTCTACATCACCCACGACCTCTCAACAGCCAGATACTTCGCTGACCATATCGCCGTTATGTACTTGGGAAGAATCGTCGAAATGGGGCCTGCAAAAGTAGTAATTGACAACCCAATACACCCCTACACAAGAGCCCTACTTGCAGCGGTACCAGAGCCAATTCCAGAGAGAAGAAACATAATCAAAGAGATTCCAATTAAGGGTGAAGTTCCAAACGCTGCAAACATTCCTCCGGGCTGCAGATTCCACCCAAGATGTCTTTACATGGAGAAAGGACTCTGTGATACCAAACATCCACAACTGATAGAATACGAGCACAACCACTGGGTTGAGTGTCACTTAGCTGGAAAGTATTAATCTTTATATTTCCACTTTTCTTTCTTAGTTTGAGGGTGATCTTAATGACTAAACTTCGAGATGGTCTTACTTATCCTCCAATCAAAGTGGGATTCATATTGCTTTTTATAGCGCTTGTAATGTCTTTGGGGGCATCGTATAATGTTCTCAGAGAAGAAACTTGGACTGGGACGTGGAAACCCGGTAACTACACTCTGGGGGGAGAAATGGAAGACTTTATTGATGTTGTTAATAGAACTCTTGAGATGTCCTCTGATAATGCATTGGTCAGGATAATTGCAGATGGTAACGGGGCAAGTTATACTTTGACAGGGAATAGCAAACTGCTCACTCTTGACTCTACTTCAAGAGTGTTGATCTTTGTCGAAAGTGGGGAGGTCACGTACTCTTATACTGTAAAATGGGTCGATTACCCCTATGCCTATCTAAGCTTTCCCGCCCTTTTCATAATGATAGTGGGAAATGTCTTAGCAATTAGGGGGTATTTCAGTTTTCTAGAATCTTTAAAAGAAAACAAACTACAACAAAAACGGAGGAAGGAAAAATGAGGTTCTTAGACTACGAAAAAGTCATAAACATGTTGATTTCTTTTATCCAGGAAAAAGTTGAGGAATCCAAAGTCAAGGGAGTGGTTTTAGGAATCAGCGGCGGTGTAGACAGCGCAACCGTGGCTTATCTTGCCACAAAGGCACTTGGAAAAGAAAGGGTGCTTGGCCTTATTCTGCCCTACTACATAAATCAGGACGTTGATGATGCTTTGTTGGTATGTAAAGAACTTGGAATCGAGCACAAGCTCATCAACATAAAAGAAATAGTGGATCAGTTTGAAAAGAGCATTGGATTTGAGCTTGACAGAGTTTCCAAAGGGAATCTGATGTCAAGAACCAGGATGGTAATTTTGTATGCTTATGCGAACTCAAAAAATTATCTTGTTTTGGGAACCTCCAATAAAAGCGAATTCTTGACGGGGTATTTCACAAAATGGGGAGACGCAGCTAGTGACTATGCGCCCTTAATCAACCTTTACAAAACGGAAGTTTGGGAAATTGCCAAGAGGGTGGGAGTCCCTGAGAGGATAATAAATAAAAAACCAAGTGCCGGCTTATGGGAAGGACAAAGCGACGAAGATGACCTTGGAATCAGCTACCAGCTCCTCGACGAAATCCTCTATAGGCTAGTGGATTTAAAAATGGAAAAGAACAAAATTGCTGAAGAACTAAACGTGCCAATAGAGAAAGTTAAACATGTTGAGAATCTTGTCAAAAGAAGTGAGCACAAAAGGAGACTTCCAATAGGACCAGAAATTTAGCGGTGATATGCAGTGAAAAAGGGATACCTACTCGTCTTTTTAGCCGCGAGTATGTGGGGAACCCTTGGTATTTTTGCTAAACTGCTCTATGGCTTTGGATTGGATCCTTTTACGATAACATTCTACAGGGCAATCATAGCGTTTGGACTTCTTTTTGTGTATAATCTCTCCCAAGGCCTTCAGGTTAAAAAGCATAGGCTACCTTTCTATGCGTTTTATGGGTTTTTTGCGGTGTTTCTGTTTTACATACTGTACTTTTACACCGTTAAAATCTCATCTGTATCCTTGGCGGTTCTTCTGCTGTATTCTGCCCCAATTTATTCCACGATACTTGGATATTTCATCTTTGGTGAAAGAATCACTCCCCTAAAGCTCGCAGCACTTCTAATGGCAATAATGGGGGTCCTTCTAGTTGTTAATCCCAATGGGGAAAATGTGAGCAGGGTGGCCGTAGTACTGGGACTTTTATCGGGACTTACATATGCCCTCTATGGAATCCTAGCAAAACTTGCTGTAAGAAATGAAAAACCTGAAGAGGCTCTTCTTTACACAATAGGCTTTGGAGCTCTTTTCCTAGCGCCGTTTTCAAATTTTAAAATCCCTCTGTCTTCTTTACCCTACCTTTTTGGACTGGCGTTCTTCCCAACATTCTTAGCATAACCCTAGTTCCCACCATCTGTGAAGTTGTATAATCTGTCCAGATTCACGGCCAGAATCGCCCCTAAAATCCTGACAACCAACCCCCTCAAACTAACACTCCTGCTCGGCTTCAGAAGAAACTCAGAAAACTTCGAAAACAAAGTCTCAATCCTCCTGCGAAAGTCAGACAAGTACTTGTAAAACTTCTTCTCCTCCAGATTACTAACCTGATTCTCCCGCTTCACCGGCGTGTAAACAACGCCAAACTTCAGGAATTCCTCCTGAAGTTCTCTACTAACGTAACCCTTATCCAAAAACAGAAAACAGCCAGAAAACTCCTCAACAATCACCCAGAACTTTTCCCTGACAACACTCACATCATGCTTGTTTGCCGGATCAACGGACAGCAAAGCCAACAGGTTCCCATCAGAGTAACAGGTCAGCTTGTACCCATAGTAAAACTTTTTTTAGAGGGAACAAACCCAACTGCGGGCTTTTCAGAGATGATTTCTGAAGAACCCTTCTTCTCCTTCCTGTTTTTTCTGGCCAACTCCTTGGTCTGAATGGGCTTTGAGTCCAGTATTCTAACGTATTCTCTGGCGTGTTTTTTGAATAATTCTTCCTGCGCTAGGAGCAGGAGTTTTTCGTGCCTGTTCAAGCGTTCTGTTAGTTTGTTGTACCTGATTTTGGGGAACAGCTTCATTTCTTCGATTAGGACTCTGTAAGCGTGCTTGTAAACTCCTCCGAAGTGCAGGTGGGCTAGTATTGCGAAGGTTATTAGGTCGTAGAGGCTGATTATTTCCCTGTGAGTGTTTTTCGGGTAGTGTTTGCTGATTATCGGATAGATTTCGGATTTTATGATCAGGATTTCCTGCTGAAAGTTCATAACAACCACCAATCAACCAAAAGACTTAAGTGCTTATAACTCTAACGATCTAATGGGAACTAGGGTTTAGCATATATTTTATACAACACCGCACTTAAAGAAATAGAAGTCAGCAGAGCATCGATAATTGCTACAGTGGAACCTGTAGTTGCCTTACTTCTCGCATATTTCCTGTTCCATGAAGTCCTAACGACCAAACAAATAATTGGAGCTACACTAATAATTTTGGGATCTCTCATCTTACACATAGAGGAGAAAAACGAGAAAAATCAGATATAGAAGTAGCGCTCAAGCTCCCATTCTGTAACCTTTATTGTTTTTCTTTCAATTTTGTTTTTCTCTAGGTATCTCTGATACTCTTCCCATTCTTCTGTTTTGTGTTCAATGAAGTTGCGATAAGCTTCTCCAAGAGTATCCTTAACTACTCTGTCTCTCTTCAGCTCTTCGAGGGCTTCTTCTAAAGTCTTTGGTAAAACCTCTATCCCCAAAGCGTCCCTCTCTTTTTCTCCCAGCTCATATACGTTCTCTTCAACGTAAGCAAACGGCTCGGTTTTGTGTTTTATCCCATCAATACCTGCCATTAAGACAGCTGCAAATGCAAGATATGGATTTGCACTTGGATCAGGACAGCGGTACTCTATTCTTGCGCCATTTCCTGCATATGCGGGAACCCTTATCAACGTGCTCCGGTTTTTGTATCCCCACGAGATATATACTGGAGCCTCGTATCCTGGCACTAAACGTTTGTATGAGTTAACAGTGGGATTGGTTATTGCTGCTAAAGCTCTTGCATGCTTTAAAATACCCCCAATGAAGTGGAGGGCCTCATCACTTAGTCCTTCCTCCCCCTTAAAGATATTCCTTCCATCTTGCCAGAGGCTTATGTGCATATGCATTCCATTGCCGGGCTTTCCGAAAAGAGGTTTTGGCATAAATGTGGCATAAAGGCCGTAACTTTCTGCAACTGCTTTAACTAAGTACTTGAACCTGACTATGTTATCGGCAGTTGTTAAGGCATCTGCAAAGCGGAAATTTATTTCATGCTGTCCCGGACCGACTTCATGGTGTAGAACTTCGGGGATTAACTTAAATGCGGGCATATAATAAGCTATAGTCCTCTTAATTTCCCTAGCTTTGTCCAGATTAATAAGATCAAAATAGCCTCCACCATCAGGAAGCTTGAGCTCCCACGACCCGTTCTTCTCAAAGAGATAAAACTCCGGCTCAACTCCTATATAGGCTGTTATCCCCATCTTTTCCAGTTCTTCTACGACTGAACCAAGTATCCTTCTTGGATCAGCATAGTAGGGCTTTCCATCTTTGTAGATATATCCGAATACCTTTGCAATTCCTTCCCACGGGACTTCAACGTAAGTGGTAGGATCTGCTTTGAAAAGGAGGTCACTGTCCTCTAGTCCCTGAAATCCTGGAATTGAAGCCCCATCAAAGGATATTCCCTCAGTAACGGCCTCTTCATACCGTTCAATCGGAACCTCCATTCCTTTTGGGGCACCATTTATGTCAACAAAAATTAGTTGCAGAAACTTGGGCTTGTTTGAATCATATCTGATGAAGGATTTAATCTCGTTCATTTTTATCCCACCTATTTTGATAACATTTTCATTATTAAACATGCAACTTAATACAATATTCATAATATAAGCCTTTCTACTGAACTGGGCGTGTTTAGTTTCACCCCCTGTTATTTAAACAGTATTTGACTCTGAGGAGGATTTTCAGACCATAACACATTACCCCAAGCAGGATTCGGGTTACAGTAGTCTTTTTCAGAAAACAGGGGATCCTACTGCCAAACCACGTTGTAAACGCACCCCAGAACCCCTCATGAGGATTCCTATGCCTGTACTCTTCTTCAGAAAACACTCTATCTCTCCTCTTACTACCAAAACCACCTGGAGGGTTCTTAGTTTTCTTAACAATCGGCCGATAACCCTTTTCCACCACAGTGTTCAGAACTTTCTTTGAATCATAAGCCCCATCAGCATAAAAATTCCCAGAACCCTCCGGCAGGAGTTCAATCAGCTCGTTCTCAGAAGTTGTGATCCTCACAGCAACCGGATACAGTAAACCCGGCAGGATTCTCGTTATTGCCTGAACTTCTATCCTGCCCTTTTTTTATTTGTGATAATGGTTGAGTCTGCTTGAGTGCTGGCGTAGGGTAATTTCTGGAGTTTTTTCAGGAGGTGGTTTGTCAGTTCTTCGAGGTTCAGCTTTTTCTCCCAGTTGTGGAGGGTTGAGTAGTGAATGTTTGCTCCGAAGAATTTTCTGCCGTAGTGCTGGGCGTCTCTGAGGGGTAGGTTGTAGTATTGTTTAAAGAGGAGTATTGCCAGTATTGTTTTTACTGGAAATTTTTTGGATTTTGGCAGGTTCTTCAGCTTTCCTTCTGATTCGAAGTCTGCTAAAACGTCAAGAATTGTGAATGCCACGCTTTCAGGGTCTTTGAGTCTGTGATCCCATCTGGGGATCACGGCAACCACCTGAAAGAATTCGGCAAAAACCCTAATAAAGGTTACTATAAACACGCCCCTACTGAACTATTGGCAAAATGGCAATTAGGTTGGATTATATCACACACGTGTCTAAAAACTGTTTCGTTGGATGAAAATTTGATTCCCTCTTGTCTATGATGCTCGAAAGGAAAGTTTTTATTCTCTTCCACAAAGAAATAATACATGCCTACGGAAGACGAACTACTCCAGAAAGAACTCTCTCGTCTAAATTTCCACTTACCAAAAAGTAGAAAGAGCCTTAAGGTTCTCCTTGAGGAGGACGAGCCTAAAGTACAGCTTAGGGACGGCCAGTTTCATTTTTTCAAGAAAGACGAGTTGAAGTACCTCAGCACTTTACTCGATAGTGATGAACATGAGTCTCTTTCTCTGCCTATAATACTCGAAATTACTCCAACATGGCATGGCTACTTCAGGGTCAGGGGAAAAGCTGCGGTCAAGGTTATTGAAAAGATACTCGGAACCTACGATATGTTAGAAGAAAAAAGTGAAGTGATACTCCCCCGTTATCTCATTCCGGAAATTCGGAAAAAATTGCCTACAACAACGACCTATGCCTTTATAATAGACATGTTGGAGTAGGTTTGGTGAGTAATATGGATGAAAACAAAATTCTGCTCCATTATTACATGTTCACAATCCCCCATATAACAGTCTTTGCGGGAGCGGTATTGGGTATTCTTCTCATTTTACACGTTGACGTGAAGAAAGCACTTGGGATATTTGCTACGTTTTACGGTGTTTTACTCATTATAATAGCAGCATTAGTTAGAAACCAGTTTTCAAAATTAGCGTTATACAGAATAAGTTTGTTGTTTTTTATAGTATTCACACTTTTGGGCGTTTTATTGGTTATAATGTGAAACTTTATATTTGTCTGACTACAAATTATTTGGGGGAATGGTTATGAAGAGGATTATCTCAACTATTACCCTAATATTATTGATGCTATCTTCCTTGGTGTCTTCTCAGTATCTGTTTCTCTCGACAAGGGAAGATAGAGTCACTATAGTGTCAGGGGACTATAAAGAAGGCATTCTCACCATTATGAACAACGGAGACAAGGAATTTCAAGTGGTAAGCTACCGGAGATATTACGTAGTTGATGAAAACAATAGGGAGGTTTCTGGTATCAGCCTGGAGCTCTATAAACCCACGGGGGAACTTATATCTCCTGGAGTTATATATACATATTGGAAACCTAATGAAACAAGAACTTTACGATACAAAATCTATGTTAATGAAAGCGTAGAGGTGGGTAGGTATACTCTGTTCATAGTCTTTTGGGGGTTTTTGGGATCGGGAGAAACAGACATTATTACGGTCCCCATTTCACTTGAGATTACAGATATTCCGCTGGTAGTTAAAGAAACCACTGTGCAAATAAAAGAACGGGGAATTTCAACTTTTCACGTATTC belongs to Thermococcus bergensis and includes:
- a CDS encoding ABC transporter permease, with the protein product MGFGRYLVIRILNALVVLAIVTLVMSALFVKVAEKDLENTIVQQVNAEFQSLQQRGRIPDDPDAWRAERIAHYRSQYHLDKPYWWRVQYYFKNTITLNFGKTKNPVFGSEKDVMAILKVAIPRTIQLFTTAQIIIITLGILLGVKAAQMVGSFFDRALSVLALIMSSIPMWWFGMIMLLIFSFKLGWFPSRAIPDPNLTGWAHIVDLLKRMTLPVATIVIVSFGAWAWVIRNIMIGTMQEDFIMAARAKGVPERKVIYGHALRAAAPPVVTMIIFSLLGSLGGAIITESVFTWPGMGRVYWIAIETNETNLIMGLTFVNVLLYLSGVILADLTYGFLDPRVKVGASQNV
- a CDS encoding ABC transporter permease, whose translation is MRWVDVKESLSEFWYDFRRQKSGLLGIVLLFLFVFTAAAAPILTSPDIPEKWQGFWLDNPKNVPPTWINALSSQKMATHLAITGDELQNLITKTDSGYLIKVSYNNEYDIPPQDIVIKDLAGDASGGKLSISVMVERPDGRKITLLENYKFSGSLVLQLGSHPQVRDNLIKWIKSEGIYVDPIQEFQYKTLMDATKVIFGELNENILEAPTPLTGTYTFTILVNVPEGSSVSFENAKIIFTGRTYGKLGTDFKGRDLLAGIIWGSRVSLVIGISVAVFSVIVGIFYGVTSAYLGGWSDELMMRFQEFMASIPSLPILILMGAYFGGHIKLWQIVVLLVLFGWVGIARVARSMALQIKEQTYVEAAKALGAGTGRIIFKHMVPQLLPYAFAQMALSVPSAVLSEASLSYLGLGDPTAVTWGQILHDAQVAGAAVNGYWWWVIPPGLAIALVGLTFVLIGTALDRVLNPRLKRL
- a CDS encoding ABC transporter ATP-binding protein encodes the protein MTNVLEVRNLKMYYFTNRGMVRAVDDISFDLKKGEVLGLAGESGCGKSSLGFTLMGMPTPPGKIVGGSIKIDGREIVGLPEDVLRKEIRWQKISMIFQGAMNALNPVYTIGYQMIEPLIYHKGMSKEEALDRAMKYLELVGLAPEIVYRYPHELSGGMKQRVVIASALLLEPEVVIADEPTTALDVVVQAQIINLMKKLKKELGLSMIFITHDLSILAEISDRVAIMYAGKIVEIGDSEKIYYEPAHPYTQKLLAAIPRLHEDVEKLEFIPGQPPNLIHPPDGCRFHPRCPYATQQCKEQIPEMKKVDKDHYAACWLL
- a CDS encoding ABC transporter ATP-binding protein, which produces MAEPVLKVENLKKYFPVRRGFLAGLKGEPPKFVRAVDGVSFEVYKQEVFALVGESGCGKTTTGKLVMKLLEPTDGKIYLEGQDVTELKTQEEIKAYRRKVQMVFQDPFSSMNPRFRIYDVLEEPLLIHGIGETRAEREELIYKALEMVKIVPPEDYVGRHPHMLSGGQRQRVAIARALILNPTFIVADEPVSMLDVSIRAEVLELMKELKEKMGVTYLYITHDLSTARYFADHIAVMYLGRIVEMGPAKVVIDNPIHPYTRALLAAVPEPIPERRNIIKEIPIKGEVPNAANIPPGCRFHPRCLYMEKGLCDTKHPQLIEYEHNHWVECHLAGKY
- a CDS encoding NAD+ synthase codes for the protein MRFLDYEKVINMLISFIQEKVEESKVKGVVLGISGGVDSATVAYLATKALGKERVLGLILPYYINQDVDDALLVCKELGIEHKLINIKEIVDQFEKSIGFELDRVSKGNLMSRTRMVILYAYANSKNYLVLGTSNKSEFLTGYFTKWGDAASDYAPLINLYKTEVWEIAKRVGVPERIINKKPSAGLWEGQSDEDDLGISYQLLDEILYRLVDLKMEKNKIAEELNVPIEKVKHVENLVKRSEHKRRLPIGPEI
- a CDS encoding DMT family transporter — encoded protein: MKKGYLLVFLAASMWGTLGIFAKLLYGFGLDPFTITFYRAIIAFGLLFVYNLSQGLQVKKHRLPFYAFYGFFAVFLFYILYFYTVKISSVSLAVLLLYSAPIYSTILGYFIFGERITPLKLAALLMAIMGVLLVVNPNGENVSRVAVVLGLLSGLTYALYGILAKLAVRNEKPEEALLYTIGFGALFLAPFSNFKIPLSSLPYLFGLAFFPTFLA
- a CDS encoding IS982 family transposase (programmed frameshift), with protein sequence MVVMNFQQEILIIKSEIYPIISKHYPKNTHREIISLYDLITFAILAHLHFGGVYKHAYRVLIEEMKLFPKIRYNKLTERLNRHEKLLLLAQEELFKKHAREYVRILDSKPIQTKELARKNRKEKKGSSEIISEKPAVGFVPSKKKFYYGYKLTCYSDGNLLALLSVDPANKHDVSVVREKFWVIVEEFSGCFLFLDKGYVSRELQEEFLKFGVVYTPVKRENQVSNLEEKKFYKYLSDFRRRIETLFSKFSEFLLKPSRSVSLRGLVVRILGAILAVNLDRLYNFTDGGN
- the glnA gene encoding type I glutamate--ammonia ligase; this translates as MNEIKSFIRYDSNKPKFLQLIFVDINGAPKGMEVPIERYEEAVTEGISFDGASIPGFQGLEDSDLLFKADPTTYVEVPWEGIAKVFGYIYKDGKPYYADPRRILGSVVEELEKMGITAYIGVEPEFYLFEKNGSWELKLPDGGGYFDLINLDKAREIKRTIAYYMPAFKLIPEVLHHEVGPGQHEINFRFADALTTADNIVRFKYLVKAVAESYGLYATFMPKPLFGKPGNGMHMHISLWQDGRNIFKGEEGLSDEALHFIGGILKHARALAAITNPTVNSYKRLVPGYEAPVYISWGYKNRSTLIRVPAYAGNGARIEYRCPDPSANPYLAFAAVLMAGIDGIKHKTEPFAYVEENVYELGEKERDALGIEVLPKTLEEALEELKRDRVVKDTLGEAYRNFIEHKTEEWEEYQRYLEKNKIERKTIKVTEWELERYFYI
- a CDS encoding DUF61 family protein — protein: MPTEDELLQKELSRLNFHLPKSRKSLKVLLEEDEPKVQLRDGQFHFFKKDELKYLSTLLDSDEHESLSLPIILEITPTWHGYFRVRGKAAVKVIEKILGTYDMLEEKSEVILPRYLIPEIRKKLPTTTTYAFIIDMLE